One part of the Sarcophilus harrisii chromosome 5, mSarHar1.11, whole genome shotgun sequence genome encodes these proteins:
- the MASTL gene encoding serine/threonine-protein kinase greatwall isoform X3, translated as MELTGGRPAESEAGEAASAWAGRDSSAGDGGGISETPVKQVAVPRPPSIEEFAIMKPISRGAFGKVYLARKGGKLYAVKVVKKADMINKNMTHQVQAERDALALSKSPFIVHLYYSLQSANNVYLVMEYLIGGDVKSLLHIYGYFDEEMAIKYISEVALALDYLHRHGIIHRDLKPDNMLISNEGHIKLTDFGLSKVALNREINMLDILTTPSMAKPKQDYSRTPGQVLSLISSLGFYTPNDEKMEETVEAMSSPVSEISQVSKDFPCPMSIDQKDNALCSSKLLQSCLDTAVLNPGMPVKYLTPNLIQSRNTLGTSSTSSQSQTFVSSLESECCSSPRWEQDNQESDDAVKMSNDAVENSSSNNLVNAKETKSLKKKDLESAISPIGVSNNFMPADVGNASSITSEAKNLVRKCLSENKVWEAKELLINKNCMSAETVEPGFQQPHHFLVGSGKDEMVKKHEEKKGLKRNFKLVDSSPCEEIIQNKKSSSEYRRGYNIDFYSKQDTGLTSDIHCLVLAGDRSHQIGYDKENFDNSSVCEQQTPESSVTEMIEKNLMCELDEDCEKNSKRDSLSSSFLYSDDERTQKSICMESDTSFPGMSVIESSLENYSLDQDKSIKEFSFEESKIEHLPSCQENNLPREDIQDAKLYNMLAPSSSEVVKAFNLFKKNAVFFRSYNSQINTSNTSEPSKISIASLERMDISYAYTGSYPMSCTPAQKDKSSLAYQQTPRQTKSGTPYRTPKSVRRGAAPVDGGRILGTPDYLAPELLLSSSHGPAVDWWALGVCLFEFLTGIPPFNDETPQHVFQNILKRDIPWPEDEEKLSDNCQSAIEVLLTIDSSKRAGLKELKQHPLFKDVDWENLPNQTMPFIPQPDDETDTSYFEARNNAQHLTVSGFSL; from the exons ATGGAGCTGACTGGCGGCCGCCCTGCGGAGTCGGAGGCGGGAGAGGCGGCCAGCGCCTGGGCTGGGCGAGACTCGTCCGCGGGCGACGGCGGGGGCATCTCGGAAACGCCGGTGAAGCAGGTAGCCGTGCCGAGGCCCCCCTCCATTGAGGAGTTCGCCATCATGAAGCCCATCAGCCGCGGGGCCTTCGGCAAAGTGTACCTGGCGCGGAAAGGCGGCAAGCTGTACGCCGTGAAG GTTGTCAAAAAAGCAGACATGATCAACAAAAACATGACTCATCAAGTCCAGGCTGAGAGAGATGCACTGGCACTCAGCAAGAGTCCTTTTATTGTCCATTTGTACTATTCACTACAGTCAGCCAACAATGTCTACTTG GTGATGGAATATCTAATTGGTGGAGATGTCAAATCTCTCTTACATATATATGGTTATTTTGATGAAGAAAtggcaataaaatatatttctgaagtAGCACTAGCTCTAGATTACCTTCATAGACATGGAATAATCCACAG ggatttgaaaccagataaTATGCTTATTTCTAATGAGGGTCATATTAAACTGACAGATTTTGGCCTTTCCAAGGTTGCTTTGAATAGAG AAATTAATATGTTGGATATTCTTACAACACCCTCAATGGCTAAACCCAAACAAGATTATTCAAGAACTCCCGGACAAGTTTTATCTCTCATCAGCTCTCTAGGATTT TATACACCaaatgatgagaaaatggaagaaacgGTTGAAGCTATGTCAAGCCCTGTATCTGAAATTTCACAAGTTTCTAAGGATTTTCCTTGTCCAATGTCTATAGATCAAAAGGATAATGCTTTATGTTCAAGTAAACTTCTTCAATCAT gTCTTGATACTGCTGTTTTAAACCCTGGGATGCCTGTGAAGTATTTGACTCCTAATCTAATACAATCCAGAAATACTCTTGGTACTTCTAGTACCAGTAGCCAGTCTCAAACTTTTGTGTCTAGTTTGGAGTCTGAGTGCTGCAGCAGCCCCAGATGGGAGCAAGATAACCAG gaaagtgaTGATGCTGTGAAAATGAGTAATGATGCAGTGGAAAATTCTTCAAGTAATAACCTTGTGAATGCTAAAGAaaccaaaagtttaaaaaaaaaggatcttgagTCAGCCATTTCTCCAATTGGTGTTAGTAATAATTTTATGCCTGCTGATGTTGGGAATGCTTCATCAATTACTTCAGAAGCCAAAAATCTTGTTAGAAAATGCCTTTCTGAAAATAAAGTTTGGGAAGCAAAAgagcttttaataaataaaaattgcatgAGTGCTGAAACTGTAGAGCCTGGTTTCCAGCAGCCACATCATTTTTTAGTGGGTTCCGGCAAAGATGAAATGGTTAAGAAGCATGAAGAGAAAAAAGGCTTAAAGAGGAACTTTAAATTAGTTGATTCTAGCCCCTGTGAAGAGATTATCCAGAACAAAAAAAGCAGTTCAGAATATAGACGTGGTTATAACATCGATTTTTATTCAAAGCAAGATACAGGTTTGACATCTGACATTCACTGCCTTGTGTTGGCTGGAGACAGAAGCCATCAAATTGGCTATGATAAGGAAAATTTTGACAACAGTTCTGTTTGTGAGCAACAGACACCAGAAAGTTCAGTTACTGAGATGATAGAGAAAAATCTTATGTGTGAACTAGATGAAGACTGTGAAAAAAACAGTAAGAGGGATTCTTTGAGTTCCAGTTTTCTATATTCTGATGATGAAAGAACTCAGAAAAGTATATGTATGGAGTCTGATACATCTTTTCCTGGAATGTCTGTTATTGAAAGCTCTTTAGAAAACTACTCCTTAGATCAAGATAAAAGTATTAAAGAATTCTCTTTTGAAGAATCAAAAATTGAACACCTGCCAAGCTGTCAggaaaataacttgcccagagagGATATCCAGGATGCTAAACTTTACAACATGTTAGCCCCTTCCTCATCAGAAGTGGTGAAAGCATTCAATCTATTTAAGAAAAATGCTGTCTTTTTTCGCAGTTATAACAGTCAAATAAATACATCCAATACATCTGAACCATCAAAAATTAGCATTGCTTCTTTGGAAAGAATGGACATCTCCTATGCTTATACTGGTTCTTATCCCATGTCATGTACTCCTGCTCAAAAAGATAAGTCATCTTTGGCATATCAG CAGACTCCACGTCAGACAAAGTCAGGGACTCCATACCGAACCCCAAAGAGTGTGAGAAGAGGAGCAGCCCCAGTTGATGGTGGACGAATTCTTGGAACCCCTGACTACTTGGCCCCTGAATTGTTGTTGAGCAGTTCTCATG GTCCTGCAGTAGATTGGTGGGCCCTTGGAGTTTGCTTATTTGAGTTTCTAACAGGAATTCCACCCTTCAATGATGAAACACCACAGCATGTGTTCCAGAATATTTTGAAAaggg ATATTCCTTGGcctgaagatgaagaaaaattgtCTGATAATTGTCAGAGTGCAATAGAAGTTCTTTTAACAATAGATAGTTCAAAAAGAGCTGGACTGAAAG
- the MASTL gene encoding serine/threonine-protein kinase greatwall isoform X1: MELTGGRPAESEAGEAASAWAGRDSSAGDGGGISETPVKQVAVPRPPSIEEFAIMKPISRGAFGKVYLARKGGKLYAVKVVKKADMINKNMTHQVQAERDALALSKSPFIVHLYYSLQSANNVYLVMEYLIGGDVKSLLHIYGYFDEEMAIKYISEVALALDYLHRHGIIHRDLKPDNMLISNEGHIKLTDFGLSKVALNREINMLDILTTPSMAKPKQDYSRTPGQVLSLISSLGFYTPNDEKMEETVEAMSSPVSEISQVSKDFPCPMSIDQKDNALCSSKLLQSCLDTAVLNPGMPVKYLTPNLIQSRNTLGTSSTSSQSQTFVSSLESECCSSPRWEQDNQESDDAVKMSNDAVENSSSNNLVNAKETKSLKKKDLESAISPIGVSNNFMPADVGNASSITSEAKNLVRKCLSENKVWEAKELLINKNCMSAETVEPGFQQPHHFLVGSGKDEMVKKHEEKKGLKRNFKLVDSSPCEEIIQNKKSSSEYRRGYNIDFYSKQDTGLTSDIHCLVLAGDRSHQIGYDKENFDNSSVCEQQTPESSVTEMIEKNLMCELDEDCEKNSKRDSLSSSFLYSDDERTQKSICMESDTSFPGMSVIESSLENYSLDQDKSIKEFSFEESKIEHLPSCQENNLPREDIQDAKLYNMLAPSSSEVVKAFNLFKKNAVFFRSYNSQINTSNTSEPSKISIASLERMDISYAYTGSYPMSCTPAQKDKSSLAYQQTPRQTKSGTPYRTPKSVRRGAAPVDGGRILGTPDYLAPELLLSSSHGFLTSGPAVDWWALGVCLFEFLTGIPPFNDETPQHVFQNILKRDIPWPEDEEKLSDNCQSAIEVLLTIDSSKRAGLKELKQHPLFKDVDWENLPNQTMPFIPQPDDETDTSYFEARNNAQHLTVSGFSL; encoded by the exons ATGGAGCTGACTGGCGGCCGCCCTGCGGAGTCGGAGGCGGGAGAGGCGGCCAGCGCCTGGGCTGGGCGAGACTCGTCCGCGGGCGACGGCGGGGGCATCTCGGAAACGCCGGTGAAGCAGGTAGCCGTGCCGAGGCCCCCCTCCATTGAGGAGTTCGCCATCATGAAGCCCATCAGCCGCGGGGCCTTCGGCAAAGTGTACCTGGCGCGGAAAGGCGGCAAGCTGTACGCCGTGAAG GTTGTCAAAAAAGCAGACATGATCAACAAAAACATGACTCATCAAGTCCAGGCTGAGAGAGATGCACTGGCACTCAGCAAGAGTCCTTTTATTGTCCATTTGTACTATTCACTACAGTCAGCCAACAATGTCTACTTG GTGATGGAATATCTAATTGGTGGAGATGTCAAATCTCTCTTACATATATATGGTTATTTTGATGAAGAAAtggcaataaaatatatttctgaagtAGCACTAGCTCTAGATTACCTTCATAGACATGGAATAATCCACAG ggatttgaaaccagataaTATGCTTATTTCTAATGAGGGTCATATTAAACTGACAGATTTTGGCCTTTCCAAGGTTGCTTTGAATAGAG AAATTAATATGTTGGATATTCTTACAACACCCTCAATGGCTAAACCCAAACAAGATTATTCAAGAACTCCCGGACAAGTTTTATCTCTCATCAGCTCTCTAGGATTT TATACACCaaatgatgagaaaatggaagaaacgGTTGAAGCTATGTCAAGCCCTGTATCTGAAATTTCACAAGTTTCTAAGGATTTTCCTTGTCCAATGTCTATAGATCAAAAGGATAATGCTTTATGTTCAAGTAAACTTCTTCAATCAT gTCTTGATACTGCTGTTTTAAACCCTGGGATGCCTGTGAAGTATTTGACTCCTAATCTAATACAATCCAGAAATACTCTTGGTACTTCTAGTACCAGTAGCCAGTCTCAAACTTTTGTGTCTAGTTTGGAGTCTGAGTGCTGCAGCAGCCCCAGATGGGAGCAAGATAACCAG gaaagtgaTGATGCTGTGAAAATGAGTAATGATGCAGTGGAAAATTCTTCAAGTAATAACCTTGTGAATGCTAAAGAaaccaaaagtttaaaaaaaaaggatcttgagTCAGCCATTTCTCCAATTGGTGTTAGTAATAATTTTATGCCTGCTGATGTTGGGAATGCTTCATCAATTACTTCAGAAGCCAAAAATCTTGTTAGAAAATGCCTTTCTGAAAATAAAGTTTGGGAAGCAAAAgagcttttaataaataaaaattgcatgAGTGCTGAAACTGTAGAGCCTGGTTTCCAGCAGCCACATCATTTTTTAGTGGGTTCCGGCAAAGATGAAATGGTTAAGAAGCATGAAGAGAAAAAAGGCTTAAAGAGGAACTTTAAATTAGTTGATTCTAGCCCCTGTGAAGAGATTATCCAGAACAAAAAAAGCAGTTCAGAATATAGACGTGGTTATAACATCGATTTTTATTCAAAGCAAGATACAGGTTTGACATCTGACATTCACTGCCTTGTGTTGGCTGGAGACAGAAGCCATCAAATTGGCTATGATAAGGAAAATTTTGACAACAGTTCTGTTTGTGAGCAACAGACACCAGAAAGTTCAGTTACTGAGATGATAGAGAAAAATCTTATGTGTGAACTAGATGAAGACTGTGAAAAAAACAGTAAGAGGGATTCTTTGAGTTCCAGTTTTCTATATTCTGATGATGAAAGAACTCAGAAAAGTATATGTATGGAGTCTGATACATCTTTTCCTGGAATGTCTGTTATTGAAAGCTCTTTAGAAAACTACTCCTTAGATCAAGATAAAAGTATTAAAGAATTCTCTTTTGAAGAATCAAAAATTGAACACCTGCCAAGCTGTCAggaaaataacttgcccagagagGATATCCAGGATGCTAAACTTTACAACATGTTAGCCCCTTCCTCATCAGAAGTGGTGAAAGCATTCAATCTATTTAAGAAAAATGCTGTCTTTTTTCGCAGTTATAACAGTCAAATAAATACATCCAATACATCTGAACCATCAAAAATTAGCATTGCTTCTTTGGAAAGAATGGACATCTCCTATGCTTATACTGGTTCTTATCCCATGTCATGTACTCCTGCTCAAAAAGATAAGTCATCTTTGGCATATCAG CAGACTCCACGTCAGACAAAGTCAGGGACTCCATACCGAACCCCAAAGAGTGTGAGAAGAGGAGCAGCCCCAGTTGATGGTGGACGAATTCTTGGAACCCCTGACTACTTGGCCCCTGAATTGTTGTTGAGCAGTTCTCATG GATTTCTGACTTCTG GTCCTGCAGTAGATTGGTGGGCCCTTGGAGTTTGCTTATTTGAGTTTCTAACAGGAATTCCACCCTTCAATGATGAAACACCACAGCATGTGTTCCAGAATATTTTGAAAaggg ATATTCCTTGGcctgaagatgaagaaaaattgtCTGATAATTGTCAGAGTGCAATAGAAGTTCTTTTAACAATAGATAGTTCAAAAAGAGCTGGACTGAAAG
- the MASTL gene encoding serine/threonine-protein kinase greatwall isoform X2 — protein MELTGGRPAESEAGEAASAWAGRDSSAGDGGGISETPVKQVAVPRPPSIEEFAIMKPISRGAFGKVYLARKGGKLYAVKVVKKADMINKNMTHQVQAERDALALSKSPFIVHLYYSLQSANNVYLVMEYLIGGDVKSLLHIYGYFDEEMAIKYISEVALALDYLHRHGIIHRDLKPDNMLISNEGHIKLTDFGLSKVALNREINMLDILTTPSMAKPKQDYSRTPGQVLSLISSLGFYTPNDEKMEETVEAMSSPVSEISQVSKDFPCPMSIDQKDNALCSSKLLQSCLDTAVLNPGMPVKYLTPNLIQSRNTLGTSSTSSQSQTFVSSLESECCSSPRWEQDNQESDDAVKMSNDAVENSSSNNLVNAKETKSLKKKDLESAISPIGVSNNFMPADVGNASSITSEAKNLVRKCLSENKVWEAKELLINKNCMSAETVEPGFQQPHHFLVGSGKDEMVKKHEEKKGLKRNFKLVDSSPCEEIIQNKKSSSEYRRGYNIDFYSKQDTGLTSDIHCLVLAGDRSHQIGYDKENFDNSSVCEQQTPESSVTEMIEKNLMCELDEDCEKNSKRDSLSSSFLYSDDERTQKSICMESDTSFPGMSVIESSLENYSLDQDKSIKEFSFEESKIEHLPSCQENNLPREDIQDAKLYNMLAPSSSEVVKAFNLFKKNAVFFRSYNSQINTSNTSEPSKISIASLERMDISYAYTGSYPMSCTPAQKDKSSLAYQTPRQTKSGTPYRTPKSVRRGAAPVDGGRILGTPDYLAPELLLSSSHGFLTSGPAVDWWALGVCLFEFLTGIPPFNDETPQHVFQNILKRDIPWPEDEEKLSDNCQSAIEVLLTIDSSKRAGLKELKQHPLFKDVDWENLPNQTMPFIPQPDDETDTSYFEARNNAQHLTVSGFSL, from the exons ATGGAGCTGACTGGCGGCCGCCCTGCGGAGTCGGAGGCGGGAGAGGCGGCCAGCGCCTGGGCTGGGCGAGACTCGTCCGCGGGCGACGGCGGGGGCATCTCGGAAACGCCGGTGAAGCAGGTAGCCGTGCCGAGGCCCCCCTCCATTGAGGAGTTCGCCATCATGAAGCCCATCAGCCGCGGGGCCTTCGGCAAAGTGTACCTGGCGCGGAAAGGCGGCAAGCTGTACGCCGTGAAG GTTGTCAAAAAAGCAGACATGATCAACAAAAACATGACTCATCAAGTCCAGGCTGAGAGAGATGCACTGGCACTCAGCAAGAGTCCTTTTATTGTCCATTTGTACTATTCACTACAGTCAGCCAACAATGTCTACTTG GTGATGGAATATCTAATTGGTGGAGATGTCAAATCTCTCTTACATATATATGGTTATTTTGATGAAGAAAtggcaataaaatatatttctgaagtAGCACTAGCTCTAGATTACCTTCATAGACATGGAATAATCCACAG ggatttgaaaccagataaTATGCTTATTTCTAATGAGGGTCATATTAAACTGACAGATTTTGGCCTTTCCAAGGTTGCTTTGAATAGAG AAATTAATATGTTGGATATTCTTACAACACCCTCAATGGCTAAACCCAAACAAGATTATTCAAGAACTCCCGGACAAGTTTTATCTCTCATCAGCTCTCTAGGATTT TATACACCaaatgatgagaaaatggaagaaacgGTTGAAGCTATGTCAAGCCCTGTATCTGAAATTTCACAAGTTTCTAAGGATTTTCCTTGTCCAATGTCTATAGATCAAAAGGATAATGCTTTATGTTCAAGTAAACTTCTTCAATCAT gTCTTGATACTGCTGTTTTAAACCCTGGGATGCCTGTGAAGTATTTGACTCCTAATCTAATACAATCCAGAAATACTCTTGGTACTTCTAGTACCAGTAGCCAGTCTCAAACTTTTGTGTCTAGTTTGGAGTCTGAGTGCTGCAGCAGCCCCAGATGGGAGCAAGATAACCAG gaaagtgaTGATGCTGTGAAAATGAGTAATGATGCAGTGGAAAATTCTTCAAGTAATAACCTTGTGAATGCTAAAGAaaccaaaagtttaaaaaaaaaggatcttgagTCAGCCATTTCTCCAATTGGTGTTAGTAATAATTTTATGCCTGCTGATGTTGGGAATGCTTCATCAATTACTTCAGAAGCCAAAAATCTTGTTAGAAAATGCCTTTCTGAAAATAAAGTTTGGGAAGCAAAAgagcttttaataaataaaaattgcatgAGTGCTGAAACTGTAGAGCCTGGTTTCCAGCAGCCACATCATTTTTTAGTGGGTTCCGGCAAAGATGAAATGGTTAAGAAGCATGAAGAGAAAAAAGGCTTAAAGAGGAACTTTAAATTAGTTGATTCTAGCCCCTGTGAAGAGATTATCCAGAACAAAAAAAGCAGTTCAGAATATAGACGTGGTTATAACATCGATTTTTATTCAAAGCAAGATACAGGTTTGACATCTGACATTCACTGCCTTGTGTTGGCTGGAGACAGAAGCCATCAAATTGGCTATGATAAGGAAAATTTTGACAACAGTTCTGTTTGTGAGCAACAGACACCAGAAAGTTCAGTTACTGAGATGATAGAGAAAAATCTTATGTGTGAACTAGATGAAGACTGTGAAAAAAACAGTAAGAGGGATTCTTTGAGTTCCAGTTTTCTATATTCTGATGATGAAAGAACTCAGAAAAGTATATGTATGGAGTCTGATACATCTTTTCCTGGAATGTCTGTTATTGAAAGCTCTTTAGAAAACTACTCCTTAGATCAAGATAAAAGTATTAAAGAATTCTCTTTTGAAGAATCAAAAATTGAACACCTGCCAAGCTGTCAggaaaataacttgcccagagagGATATCCAGGATGCTAAACTTTACAACATGTTAGCCCCTTCCTCATCAGAAGTGGTGAAAGCATTCAATCTATTTAAGAAAAATGCTGTCTTTTTTCGCAGTTATAACAGTCAAATAAATACATCCAATACATCTGAACCATCAAAAATTAGCATTGCTTCTTTGGAAAGAATGGACATCTCCTATGCTTATACTGGTTCTTATCCCATGTCATGTACTCCTGCTCAAAAAGATAAGTCATCTTTGGCATATCAG ACTCCACGTCAGACAAAGTCAGGGACTCCATACCGAACCCCAAAGAGTGTGAGAAGAGGAGCAGCCCCAGTTGATGGTGGACGAATTCTTGGAACCCCTGACTACTTGGCCCCTGAATTGTTGTTGAGCAGTTCTCATG GATTTCTGACTTCTG GTCCTGCAGTAGATTGGTGGGCCCTTGGAGTTTGCTTATTTGAGTTTCTAACAGGAATTCCACCCTTCAATGATGAAACACCACAGCATGTGTTCCAGAATATTTTGAAAaggg ATATTCCTTGGcctgaagatgaagaaaaattgtCTGATAATTGTCAGAGTGCAATAGAAGTTCTTTTAACAATAGATAGTTCAAAAAGAGCTGGACTGAAAG
- the MASTL gene encoding serine/threonine-protein kinase greatwall isoform X4 — protein sequence MELTGGRPAESEAGEAASAWAGRDSSAGDGGGISETPVKQVAVPRPPSIEEFAIMKPISRGAFGKVYLARKGGKLYAVKVVKKADMINKNMTHQVQAERDALALSKSPFIVHLYYSLQSANNVYLVMEYLIGGDVKSLLHIYGYFDEEMAIKYISEVALALDYLHRHGIIHRDLKPDNMLISNEGHIKLTDFGLSKVALNREINMLDILTTPSMAKPKQDYSRTPGQVLSLISSLGFYTPNDEKMEETVEAMSSPVSEISQVSKDFPCPMSIDQKDNALCSSKLLQSCLDTAVLNPGMPVKYLTPNLIQSRNTLGTSSTSSQSQTFVSSLESECCSSPRWEQDNQESDDAVKMSNDAVENSSSNNLVNAKETKSLKKKDLESAISPIGVSNNFMPADVGNASSITSEAKNLVRKCLSENKVWEAKELLINKNCMSAETVEPGFQQPHHFLVGSGKDEMVKKHEEKKGLKRNFKLVDSSPCEEIIQNKKSSSEYRRGYNIDFYSKQDTGLTSDIHCLVLAGDRSHQIGYDKENFDNSSVCEQQTPESSVTEMIEKNLMCELDEDCEKNSKRDSLSSSFLYSDDERTQKSICMESDTSFPGMSVIESSLENYSLDQDKSIKEFSFEESKIEHLPSCQENNLPREDIQDAKLYNMLAPSSSEVVKAFNLFKKNAVFFRSYNSQINTSNTSEPSKISIASLERMDISYAYTGSYPMSCTPAQKDKSSLAYQTPRQTKSGTPYRTPKSVRRGAAPVDGGRILGTPDYLAPELLLSSSHGPAVDWWALGVCLFEFLTGIPPFNDETPQHVFQNILKRDIPWPEDEEKLSDNCQSAIEVLLTIDSSKRAGLKELKQHPLFKDVDWENLPNQTMPFIPQPDDETDTSYFEARNNAQHLTVSGFSL from the exons ATGGAGCTGACTGGCGGCCGCCCTGCGGAGTCGGAGGCGGGAGAGGCGGCCAGCGCCTGGGCTGGGCGAGACTCGTCCGCGGGCGACGGCGGGGGCATCTCGGAAACGCCGGTGAAGCAGGTAGCCGTGCCGAGGCCCCCCTCCATTGAGGAGTTCGCCATCATGAAGCCCATCAGCCGCGGGGCCTTCGGCAAAGTGTACCTGGCGCGGAAAGGCGGCAAGCTGTACGCCGTGAAG GTTGTCAAAAAAGCAGACATGATCAACAAAAACATGACTCATCAAGTCCAGGCTGAGAGAGATGCACTGGCACTCAGCAAGAGTCCTTTTATTGTCCATTTGTACTATTCACTACAGTCAGCCAACAATGTCTACTTG GTGATGGAATATCTAATTGGTGGAGATGTCAAATCTCTCTTACATATATATGGTTATTTTGATGAAGAAAtggcaataaaatatatttctgaagtAGCACTAGCTCTAGATTACCTTCATAGACATGGAATAATCCACAG ggatttgaaaccagataaTATGCTTATTTCTAATGAGGGTCATATTAAACTGACAGATTTTGGCCTTTCCAAGGTTGCTTTGAATAGAG AAATTAATATGTTGGATATTCTTACAACACCCTCAATGGCTAAACCCAAACAAGATTATTCAAGAACTCCCGGACAAGTTTTATCTCTCATCAGCTCTCTAGGATTT TATACACCaaatgatgagaaaatggaagaaacgGTTGAAGCTATGTCAAGCCCTGTATCTGAAATTTCACAAGTTTCTAAGGATTTTCCTTGTCCAATGTCTATAGATCAAAAGGATAATGCTTTATGTTCAAGTAAACTTCTTCAATCAT gTCTTGATACTGCTGTTTTAAACCCTGGGATGCCTGTGAAGTATTTGACTCCTAATCTAATACAATCCAGAAATACTCTTGGTACTTCTAGTACCAGTAGCCAGTCTCAAACTTTTGTGTCTAGTTTGGAGTCTGAGTGCTGCAGCAGCCCCAGATGGGAGCAAGATAACCAG gaaagtgaTGATGCTGTGAAAATGAGTAATGATGCAGTGGAAAATTCTTCAAGTAATAACCTTGTGAATGCTAAAGAaaccaaaagtttaaaaaaaaaggatcttgagTCAGCCATTTCTCCAATTGGTGTTAGTAATAATTTTATGCCTGCTGATGTTGGGAATGCTTCATCAATTACTTCAGAAGCCAAAAATCTTGTTAGAAAATGCCTTTCTGAAAATAAAGTTTGGGAAGCAAAAgagcttttaataaataaaaattgcatgAGTGCTGAAACTGTAGAGCCTGGTTTCCAGCAGCCACATCATTTTTTAGTGGGTTCCGGCAAAGATGAAATGGTTAAGAAGCATGAAGAGAAAAAAGGCTTAAAGAGGAACTTTAAATTAGTTGATTCTAGCCCCTGTGAAGAGATTATCCAGAACAAAAAAAGCAGTTCAGAATATAGACGTGGTTATAACATCGATTTTTATTCAAAGCAAGATACAGGTTTGACATCTGACATTCACTGCCTTGTGTTGGCTGGAGACAGAAGCCATCAAATTGGCTATGATAAGGAAAATTTTGACAACAGTTCTGTTTGTGAGCAACAGACACCAGAAAGTTCAGTTACTGAGATGATAGAGAAAAATCTTATGTGTGAACTAGATGAAGACTGTGAAAAAAACAGTAAGAGGGATTCTTTGAGTTCCAGTTTTCTATATTCTGATGATGAAAGAACTCAGAAAAGTATATGTATGGAGTCTGATACATCTTTTCCTGGAATGTCTGTTATTGAAAGCTCTTTAGAAAACTACTCCTTAGATCAAGATAAAAGTATTAAAGAATTCTCTTTTGAAGAATCAAAAATTGAACACCTGCCAAGCTGTCAggaaaataacttgcccagagagGATATCCAGGATGCTAAACTTTACAACATGTTAGCCCCTTCCTCATCAGAAGTGGTGAAAGCATTCAATCTATTTAAGAAAAATGCTGTCTTTTTTCGCAGTTATAACAGTCAAATAAATACATCCAATACATCTGAACCATCAAAAATTAGCATTGCTTCTTTGGAAAGAATGGACATCTCCTATGCTTATACTGGTTCTTATCCCATGTCATGTACTCCTGCTCAAAAAGATAAGTCATCTTTGGCATATCAG ACTCCACGTCAGACAAAGTCAGGGACTCCATACCGAACCCCAAAGAGTGTGAGAAGAGGAGCAGCCCCAGTTGATGGTGGACGAATTCTTGGAACCCCTGACTACTTGGCCCCTGAATTGTTGTTGAGCAGTTCTCATG GTCCTGCAGTAGATTGGTGGGCCCTTGGAGTTTGCTTATTTGAGTTTCTAACAGGAATTCCACCCTTCAATGATGAAACACCACAGCATGTGTTCCAGAATATTTTGAAAaggg ATATTCCTTGGcctgaagatgaagaaaaattgtCTGATAATTGTCAGAGTGCAATAGAAGTTCTTTTAACAATAGATAGTTCAAAAAGAGCTGGACTGAAAG